The genome window CCGGTGCATCCCGATCTCGTTCGGCAGCGTGGGCTCGGTCTCGATCGCGTCGGGGTGGATGTACTCGAACAGCTCGAGCTGACCGTGGCCGTCCGGTGTCTGCAGCACGGCGATCTTCGCATGATTGCCGTCGAGGCCGACTGCGGTGTCGGCCCACTCTCCGCTGACCTCGTCGCGGCCGAGCACGGTGAGGCCGAGATCGGTGAAGAAGGCGGTGGCCGCGTCGAGGTCGCGCACGGCGATGCCGACGTTCTCCAGTGTGATGGGCATGCGTCGGATGCTACTCGCGAGCGCGACACGCCGGATGAGCCGAAAGACTAGACCTTCGCCACTTCCGAAGAGACTTCCTGGTATGCCAGCATTTTGCTCGTGACCTCCTGGTCGCCTGCGGGGCCCGCACTCGGACCGCTGTTCAGACCGAGGGGGTCAGCATGTCGGGTTCAACGCGCCGTTCGGCTCCGTGGGTGATCGCTGCCGCGCTCGTCGCAGCGGCGCTGGTCGCGGGCGCTGCATCCGCCGCATCCGGAGATGCGACGCCGGACGCCCCGACCGCGGCAGGTGCCGCCCCCGATCCCACGCTGTCGGTCTCGCTGGCCTACGAGTTCCTCGACGCGCGTGTCGACGAGTTCTGCGACGGCGCGGGCCACTGCCTGCCTCGCAGCTACCAGGGCGGGTTCTTCACCGACCTGCCGACGTGGGACTTCACGCCCTCGTTCGTCTACGACGACGCTCTCGTCGTCATCGCGTACACGGCCCGGGGCCTTCCCGACGACATCCGCCGCGCGCAGGCGGTCGGCGACACCCTGCTGTTCGTGCAGGACGAGGACCCGATCGGCGACGGGCGCGTGCGCACCTCGTACGAACCGCACGGCATCCGGCAGGGACGGGTCGAGATCACCGGACCCGGCACCTTCACCGGCAATCAGGCCTGGGTGGGCATGGCACTCACGCGGCTCTTCCACGCGACGGGCGAGCAGAAGTACCTCGACGGCGCGGTGCGGATCGCGCAGTGGATCCAGACGAACACCGCCGACATGAGCCGTGCCCCCTACGGCTACACGGGCGGGCAGCTCGAAGACGGCACCTCGCTCGTGTGGAAGTCGACCGAGCACAACAGCGACATCGCCGGATTCTTCACCCAGCTCGCGCAGCTCACCGGCGACCCCGTCTGGGCCGACCGTGCTGCGGTCGCCACCGACTTCGTCGCCGCGATGCAGAGCGCGGACGGGCACGTCGACACGGGGACGCTCCTGGACGGCTCCGCCGTGAACACGCACCCGGTGCCCCTGGACTCGCAGACCTGGACCTCGCTCGCGACCGGCGATGACCGCTACGACACGGCACTCGACTGGACCCTCGCGAACCTCATCGCCACCGACGGTCAGTACCAGGGGCCGTCGATCAGCGACACCGACGTGTCGAAGGTGTGGTTCGAGGGCAGCGGGCACCTGGCGCTGGCCCTCAAGCTGCGGGATGGTGCGGAGGACGCGGACCGCGCGGAGGCGCTGCTCGACAGCATCCGCCTCGGGCAGCGCGATGCGGCCAACGGCGACGGCAAGGGCATCGTCGCGACCTCGACCGACGGCCTCGACTCCGGCTTCGGCGACCTCTACTACGCCAGCCTGCACACCGGCGCGACGGCCTGGTACCTGCTCGCCGCCGCCGGCGACAATCCCTTCAGCCTTCCGGTCGACTGACCGACGCGCCGCGCCTGCGGTGTCTCGGGAGGAGAAGTCGCCTTCGGGAGGAGAGATCTCGAGGATCCCTCCTCTCGAAGGTCGGAGTTCCGCCCGTGGGCGAGGGGGCCGCCCGAACAGGTGCGGAGAGCGATCAGCCGATGTTCGCGGTGATCCGGGCCAGATGCGCGGCCGCCTCCTCGGCCGATCTGGTGCGTCCGCTGACTCCCGGTCGCTCCTGCCAGGGCAGCGGGCCGTCTGCACGCCGGTACTCGACACCGGCCGCATCCAGGCGGGCCAGGTGCTCGGTCAACCGTGGAGCGAACTCGGCGTAGTCGCGGTCGCCCGTGGTCCACAGAGCCTCGGCGACGGCTGACAGACGCGGGAACGCCCGGTAGTCGAGCCCCCGCATCGAGTCGATGTGCTCGGTCCAGAGGTTCGCCTGGCCGCCGAGCACGTGTTGCGCCTCGGCGGCGTCGAGCTCCGCGGGCACGGGATCGAAGGAGTACGCCTTCTCGACCGTCGTCACGGTGCCGGTCGGGATGGGCTCCGAGTCGAGGTCGGACTCGCGGTAGTCGAGGTACACCGTGTCTTCCGGGCAGGCGACCACGTCGTGCCCCGAGCGGGCAGCGGTGACAGCGCCGACATTGCCGCGCCAGGAGAGCACGGTCGCGCCGTCGGCCAGCCCGCCTTCGAGGATCTCGTCCCAGCCGAGCAGCTTGCGCCCGCGCGACGCCAGGTGCTGCCCGATACGGCTGACGAACCAGCTCTGCAGCTCCTCCTCGTCGTGCAGGCCGAGCTCCCGCATCCGATCCTGGGTCCGCTCGTCCTCGACCCACTGGATCTTGGGGCACTCGTCTCCGCCGATGCAGATGTACTCCGAGGGGAACAGGTCGACGATCTCGTCGAGCACGTCCGACAGGAACCGGATGGTCGACTCCTCGACGTTGAAGATCACCGGATTGATGCCCCAGCGGGTCCACGGGGTGGTCGGTGCGCTGTCGGCGTCGCCGACACCCAGCTCGGGATACGCGGCCACGGCCGCCTGCGCATGGCCCGGGAGCTCGATCTCGGGCACCACGGTGACCCCGCGTGCGGTCGCGTACGCCACGATCTCGCGGATGTCGTCCTGCGTGTAGAAGCCGCCGTGCGGTCGCCCGTCGGTGTCGGATCCGTGCTCCGCTCCGAGCTGGGTCTCGGGGCGCCAGCCGCCCACCTCGGTGAGGCGGGGGTAGCTGGTGATCTCGACCCGCCAGCCCTGGTCGTCGGTGAGGTGCAGATGCAGGGTGTTGAGGCGGTGCATCGCCAGCAGGTCGATGAACCGCAGCACGTCACGTGTCGGTGCGAAGTGGCGGACGACGTCGAGCATGGCTCCGCGCCAGGGGAACTTCGGGGCGTCCTGAACGCGGGTGACGGGGGTGGTCCAGCGCACGGTCGTGCCCGGGGACCGCCGATACACGGCGGCCGGGAACAGCTGCAGCAGCGCCTGCGCGGCCCAGTGCGCCCCGCGCTCCGTCGACGCGGCGAGCCGGACCGACGCCGGTGTGGTCTCGAGATCGAAGGCCTCGTCGGTGAGCGACCGATCGACATCCAGACGGATGCTCGCGGTGTCGCGCGATGCGGTGTCGGACACGCTCAGCGGCAGCACGAACCCGGTCGCCGCCCGCAGCCGCTCCTGCAGTCTCAGGGCCGGCTGGGCGAGGTCGGGGTGGCTCGAGATCGCGGCATCCGCGGTGAGTTCGAACTCGCCGGGGGACGTGAGCTGGGTCGTGGGTCGAGGTAGAAGGGTCGACATTCGGGCGAACTCCCTGGTTGTTTCGGTCGGGCACGAATTAGTTGGTTACATGCCCTAATAGTTAGTAAATAAAGTGACCTAATTCGACGACCAAAATTGTCACCTGAGGCGAAACAATGCCGTCATAACGCTGAAACCTAACAGATCTATAAATGCCAACATAATGATTGACAACGGATATGCAACAGAGGTGTACTAACTTTCACGAACGACACATCGACGTATCCGTTCGCGGTATCCCACCTACCAAGGAGAATTCAGTGGCAATCAAGAAGTTGGCGACGTTCGGTGCCATCGGCATCGTCTCCGCTCTCGCACTCAGCGCGTGTTCCGGTTCGGCCGGTGCCGGCAGCGCCGGCGCTCCCAGCGATGGAAAGGTCCCCGAGGTCGACGGATCCGGCGAGACGCTCACGGTCTGGGTCATGGACGGCGACTACACGCCCGACACGCTCGACGAGATCAACAAGCGCTTCACCGAGGAGACCGGCGCGGAGGTGAACCTCCAGAAGCAGACCTGGGACGGCATCACCACGAAGGTCACGACGGCCCTCGCCACCGACACCCCGCCCGATGTGATCGACATGGGCAACACGCAGATCGCGAGCTACGCCGCGAACGGCGGACTGCTCGACCTCACGGCGTACCAGGACGACCTGGCTCAGGGCCAGACCTGGCTCGACGGACTCGTCGACCCCGCGACGATCGATGGCAGCCTCTACGGGGTACCCGGATTCGCCGGCGCTCGCGCCGTGATCTACAACAAGAAGATGTGGGCGGAAGCGGGCGTCACCGAGGTCCCGACCACGTATGACGAGCTGACGGCGGCCCTCGACAAGGTCGCGGCAGCCAACGCGCAGACGCCCGACTTCTCGCCGTTCTACCTGCCTGGTCAGTACTTCTACGCGGGAATGCAGTTCGTCTGGGACGCCGGTGGGGACATCGCATCCGAGAAGGGCGGCGAGTGGACCTCGGGCTTCGGCTCGGACGAGGCACTCGAAGGCCTCGAGGCGTTCAAGGAGTTCCAGAACACATACTCCACCGCGGCATCCGCGACTCTCGACACCTTCGAGCCGAACCAGGGTCAGATCTTCGCTGACGGCAAGACCTCGGCGATCCTCAACACGAACACCGGTGCGATCTTGAAGATCAACCCGGATCTCGAGCCGGACCTCGGGTCCTTCCCGTTCCCCGGCCTCTCGGGCGAGGCTCAGCCGGTCATGCTCGGCGGCTCCGACTGGGCGATCCCGGTGAAGTCGCAGAACTCGGATCTCGCCCTGAACTGGGTCAAGATCGCCGCCAGCCCCGAGGTTCAGAAGGACTTCGTGTTCGGCGTCGACGGATGGATCCCCAACAGCACGGAGGGGATCGAGTTCGCGCAGGAGACGTTGGATGACGTCAAGGTGAGCTTCTTCACCGCCGCACTCCGGTCGAAGGCCACGCCGGCCAACGCCAACTGGACCACGATCGAGAGCAACAAGGACATCAACAACCTGTTCTCCTCGATCGCCTCGGGCTCGAAGTCCGTCGACGAGGCGGCGACCGCCTTCGACGACGCGGCCGACAAGACGCTCAACACCAAGTAGCACCTCGGATGCCGCGCGCCCGCGCATCGCGGACGTGCGGCATCCTCCCACCCCGCAGTTCCTCGGCCCCGTGAACCGGCGGTGCCCCGACCACCGAAAGGCGAACCCGTGGTCACCACACCCGTCGTGTCACCGCCGTCAGTGAAGACGCGAACACCTCGTCCCCCGTCCCCCCGCGCTCGGCGCACGGCCAGCAGCCGCCGAAGCACGGCCCCGTTCTGGCTCTTGACGCCGGCAGGCCTGATGATCCTGTTCGTCACCCTGCTGCCGATCGGCTTCCTCGTCTTCACGTCCTTCACGAACTACAACCAGCGCACGCTGTTCACGGGAGCCTTCGACTTCGTCGGTCTGGATCAGTACGCCGCGGTGCTGGCCGACCGGGAGTTCTGGCTGTCCCTCACGCGCACGATCGTCTTCACGGCGGCTCTGGTCGTGGGCAGTGTGGCGATCGGCGCGGGGATGTCGCATCTCATGACGCGCCTGCCCTCCGGCATCCGTTATCTCACCACCGTCGTGCTGATCCTGGCCTGGGCGATGCCGAACGTCGCCTCGTCGATCGTCTGGTCGTGGCTCTTCCAGCCGCAGTACGGCGTGATCAACTGGATGCTCACGCAGCTCGGCATCTTCGGCGACATGACCAGCAAGGACTGGTCGTCCGATCCGGTGCTCGC of Microbacterium sp. LWH13-1.2 contains these proteins:
- a CDS encoding VOC family protein; this encodes MPITLENVGIAVRDLDAATAFFTDLGLTVLGRDEVSGEWADTAVGLDGNHAKIAVLQTPDGHGQLELFEYIHPDAIETEPTLPNEIGMHRVAFSVDDIDESLAIAARHGFRPLRGVANYQDVYKLTYLRGPSGILVMLAQDLTKNPEI
- a CDS encoding sugar ABC transporter permease, coding for MILFVTLLPIGFLVFTSFTNYNQRTLFTGAFDFVGLDQYAAVLADREFWLSLTRTIVFTAALVVGSVAIGAGMSHLMTRLPSGIRYLTTVVLILAWAMPNVASSIVWSWLFQPQYGVINWMLTQLGIFGDMTSKDWSSDPVLAWVCIWLLVVWQAVPFIALTLYAAETQVAVELKEAARLDGASEWRIYRVVVLPSIAPTILLVTMLSIIWDFNVFNQIWLISEGGPDGATSTLGVFTYTTAFSGNLQIGAGSAIAVASTVILAALSAVYIRHLVRSGEDL
- a CDS encoding extracellular solute-binding protein → MAIKKLATFGAIGIVSALALSACSGSAGAGSAGAPSDGKVPEVDGSGETLTVWVMDGDYTPDTLDEINKRFTEETGAEVNLQKQTWDGITTKVTTALATDTPPDVIDMGNTQIASYAANGGLLDLTAYQDDLAQGQTWLDGLVDPATIDGSLYGVPGFAGARAVIYNKKMWAEAGVTEVPTTYDELTAALDKVAAANAQTPDFSPFYLPGQYFYAGMQFVWDAGGDIASEKGGEWTSGFGSDEALEGLEAFKEFQNTYSTAASATLDTFEPNQGQIFADGKTSAILNTNTGAILKINPDLEPDLGSFPFPGLSGEAQPVMLGGSDWAIPVKSQNSDLALNWVKIAASPEVQKDFVFGVDGWIPNSTEGIEFAQETLDDVKVSFFTAALRSKATPANANWTTIESNKDINNLFSSIASGSKSVDEAATAFDDAADKTLNTK
- a CDS encoding beta-N-acetylhexosaminidase, producing the protein MSTLLPRPTTQLTSPGEFELTADAAISSHPDLAQPALRLQERLRAATGFVLPLSVSDTASRDTASIRLDVDRSLTDEAFDLETTPASVRLAASTERGAHWAAQALLQLFPAAVYRRSPGTTVRWTTPVTRVQDAPKFPWRGAMLDVVRHFAPTRDVLRFIDLLAMHRLNTLHLHLTDDQGWRVEITSYPRLTEVGGWRPETQLGAEHGSDTDGRPHGGFYTQDDIREIVAYATARGVTVVPEIELPGHAQAAVAAYPELGVGDADSAPTTPWTRWGINPVIFNVEESTIRFLSDVLDEIVDLFPSEYICIGGDECPKIQWVEDERTQDRMRELGLHDEEELQSWFVSRIGQHLASRGRKLLGWDEILEGGLADGATVLSWRGNVGAVTAARSGHDVVACPEDTVYLDYRESDLDSEPIPTGTVTTVEKAYSFDPVPAELDAAEAQHVLGGQANLWTEHIDSMRGLDYRAFPRLSAVAEALWTTGDRDYAEFAPRLTEHLARLDAAGVEYRRADGPLPWQERPGVSGRTRSAEEAAAHLARITANIG